AAGATGAAAATGGCACATTTGAACAGGTGTATTGAATATCTCTTTTAACAGCCCACGACGACCATCACAGGTAATTGATTGAATAATATAGCCTTTTTCTCTTAATTTATTTAAAGCTATTTGATAATAAATAGCCTTTTCTGTTTTTACAATTTGATGATAAATCACTTTTTCTGTCAAGCTATCCGTTAACACTAACACACCAAAATCTCGCTTAAAGAAAGTGGTATCCATAATAATATTTAAATGTATTGATAGAGGAAGTTTTAACGCTGTTTTAGGGGCTTTATCAATATCTCTTTGGATTGTTTTAACAGAACATTGATATTTAATGGCAAGCTCTTTATACGTTTGTTTTCCTTGAGAATAATAAAACCAAATTTCGGTGGGATTTAATTTATTTTGAAAGGTAAAAGTTTTATTACAATGATTGCATTTATAGCGTTGAATGGTATTTTTCTTTCCATGTTTGTGGATTGAGTTATTTTGACAATATGGACAATTTTTTATTCATTTTCAAAAAAGTAGGTTAAAGCCTTGCAGTATAAGGTCTTAACCCACTTTTTTCCCACATTTTTGTCCATTACACCACATAAACTTATTGAGTTTTTTGTGGTTGATATTACGGCATAAACAGTTGCTGAACTCGTATATATCAATAAAAATACAATCGCATTTTATTTTTCTCTCTTACTGACTTATCAAGTTTGAAGGAGAAATTGAAGCCGATGAAAGCTATTTTGGCAGAGCTCGTAAAGGCACAAACGAAGATGGGCAAATAAAGTTGCTGTATTCAGGCTTTTGAAGCGTAATGGTAGAGTTTATGCTGTTACTGTATCCAATACAAAAATTAGCAACGTTACTTCCCATTATTCGAGAAAAAGTAAAACCTGATAGTATTGTTTATACCGATACTTATCGTAGTTATGATGTACTTGATATGAGTAAGTTTGGTCATTTTAGCACCAATCACAACACACATTTTGCTGAAGAGCATAATCATATTAATGGCATTGAGAATTTTTGGAGCCAAGCAAAACGTTATTTACGTCAGTTTAATGATATTCCTAAAGCCCATTTTGAGCTACCTTTAAAGGAGTGCGAATGCGTTTTGAGCACAGTAATATAAAGTCTCGAATTTCCATTTTAGAACAACTAGTTAAAGGGTATTTGTTCTCGTTATCTAGTACAGCCCCTAAAATAATGTTGGCTCGCTTATCTTATTTGAAAGCGAAACAATTCTAATAAAAAAGTGCGGTCAAAAAACCGCACTTTTTTCATCAATTTTATTAGCGCAAAAATGCTGGGATTTTGGCTTCGTAGTCGGCGATAGCTTGTTCGTGTTGGAGGGTTAAGCCGATATTGTCTAAGCCGTTAAGCAGGCAATGACGGCGGAAAGGATCGAGGTCAAAATGATAGATCTTATCGCCAACATAAACTTGCTGTTGCTCTAAATCAACGGAGATAGGCGTACCTTGGTTTTGGGCTACCCAGTGGAAAATTTCGTCCACTTCTTGTTCCGTTAATTTAATGGGTAATAAGTGATTATTTAAACTGTTGCTGTAAAAAATATCCGCAAAACTTGGGGCGATCATCACTTTAATACCATAATCTGCCAATGCCCAAGGGGCGTGTTCTCTTGATGATCCACAACCTAAGTTTTCACGAGCAAGTAAAATGGTTGCCCCTTGATATTGTGGATAATTTAACACAAATTCAGGGTTTGGCTGGGTTCCCTCTGGATCAAGGTAACGCCATTCGTGAAATAAGTGTTTACCAAATCCCACTCGGGTTACTGCTTGTAAAAATTGTTTTGGGATAATCGCATCGGTATCCACATTGGCAACGTCTAAAGGAATAACTAACCCTGTATGCTGTTTAAAACCTGCCATTTTATCCTCCTAATAACTCAACTTGGCGAATATCGGTAAATTTACCAAATACCGCTGCGGCAGCGGCCATTGCTGGGCTAACTAAATGGGTGCGTCCATTACGTCCTTGCCGACTTTCAAAATTGCGGTTGCTGGTGGAAGCACAGCGTTCCCATTCGCCTAAACGGTCATCGTTCATCGCCAAGCACATTGAACAGCCCGGTAATCGCCATTCAAAACCTGCTTCAATAAAGATTTTGTCTAATCCCTCTTGTTCTGCCTGTTCACGCACCAAGCCTGATCCCGGTACAACTAACGCCTGTACCCCTTGTGCTACTTTGCGCCCTTTGGCAACAGCAGCGGCGGCACGCAAGTCTTCAATGCGTGAATTGGTACAAGAACCGATAAACACTTTATCCACTGAAATATCGGTTAAATTCACTTCTGGGTTTAATCCCATATAGGCTAAGGCTTTTTCGGCGGATTGTTTTTCAATGGGATCTTGCATGGTTTGTGGATTAGGCACTTGTTGATCAATGGCGATCACTTGCCCCGGGTTTGTTCCCCAAGTAACCTGTGGGGCAATCTCTTTGGCGTCCAATACCACCACCGTATCAAATTGTGCATCATCATCGGTTTTTAAGGTTTTCCAATAGGCGACGGCTTGCTCCCATTGTTCGCCTTTTGGGGCAAAGGGGCGATCTTTTAGATAGTCAAAGGTGGTTTGATCAGGGGCAATTAATCCTGCTTTTGCCCCCAATTCAATCGCCATATTGCATACGGTCATACGCCCTTCCATAGACAAATCTTCAATGGCTTGCCCACAAAACTCAACAACGTGCCCTGTTCCCCCAGCCATGGTGGTTTTACCGATAATGGCTAAGATAATATCTTTGGCGGTAATGCCCGGTGCAACTTTGCCTCGCACTTCAATTTTCATTTTCTTAGCACGTGTCTGTTTTAAGGTTTGAGTGGCTAATACGTGTTCTACTTCCGACGTACCAATACCAAATGCCAATGCACCGAAAGCACCGTGGGTCGCCGTATGTGAGTCGCCACATACAATGGTCATACCAGGCAAGGTTAAACCTTGTTCTGGGCCGACTACGTGAACAATCCCTTGCTTTTTATTCTGCAAATCATACAAAGAAATATTGTTGCTATGGCAATTTTTATCTAACTCAAGCACTTGGATTCTAGCTTGCTCCCCACAAGCAGCAGGATCTCGGCTTTGTGTAGAAATACTATGATCCATTGTCGCAAAGGTTTTGCTTGGTTGACGAACCTTACGCCCTGCCACTCGCAAGCCGTCAAAGGCTTGTGGCGAGGTAACTTCGTGCATCAAATGGCGATTAATGTACAAAATCGGCGTTTCGCCCTCCGCTTCATACACAATATGTGCATCAAAAAGTTTTTCGTATAATGTTTTTCCCATAATAATCACTCTCTATGTTAAATTCTCGCTGCGATTAAATCGCCCATTGCACTGGTAGAAATCGCTGGCGTTTGATCGGCTAAATCTGCGGTACGATAGCCCTCAGCTAACACCTGTTGTACCGCTTTTTCAATGGCTTGTGCCGCCTGTTCTAATTGAAAACTATACCGCAACATCATTGCTGCCGATAAAATTTGGGCAATCGGATTGGCGATATTTTTGCCAGCAATATCAGGGGCAGAACCGCCAGCAGGTTCATATAAACCAAAACCTTTTTCATTCATACTTGATGACGGCAACATACCCATTGAGCCTGTAATCATCGCACATTCATCAGAAATAATGTCGCCAAAAATATTGGAACAAAGCAACACATCAAAATGCTCAGGCTGTTTAATTAATTGCATTGTTGCGTTATCAATATAGATATGTTCAAGGCTAACGTCAGGATATTGCTCTGCTACTTGATTAACCACTTCTCGCCATAACATTGAGCTAATTAACACATTAGCTTTATCCACCGAAGTAACTTTTTTACGGCGTTTTTGTGCTGCTTGAAAGGCTAAATGGGCAATACGCTCAATTTCATAGCGATAATAGACTTCAGTATCAAAGGCTTTTTCATTGACTCCCTCGCCCTCACGCCCCTTTGGTTGCCCAAAATAAATACCGCCAGTTAATTCACGAATTACCACAATATCAAAGCCTTTTGCTGCAATATCAGCACGCAATGGGCAAAATTGCTCTAAACCTTTGTATAAGGTGGCTGGACGCATATTGCAAAATAAGCCAAAATGTTTGCGTAACGGCAACAATGCCCCTCGCTCTGGCTGTTCATTCGGCGGTAAATGTTCCCATTTTGGTCCGCCTACCGAACCAAATAAAATAGCTTGAGCCTGCTCACAACCTTGTAAGGTGCTTTCTGGCAAGGCTTTACCTTGTTTATCTATGGCAGCCCCACCAATATCATAATGTTGATAATTTAGCTGAAAATTAAATTTTTTTTCCACCGCACTTAATACTTTTAAGGCTTGCTCCATTACCTCAGGGCCGATACCATCACCAGCTAAAACCGCGACATGATTATTTTGCATTAGTGTTTCTCCGTATTTTTCTTTAATTCTGATACTTTTTGTGAACGATAAATGGCATTAATGGCGTGAATTAAGGCTAACGCTGAAGACTCAATAATATCAGTGGCTAATCCCACGCCGTGGAATTTACGCCCTTGATATTCCACCACAATATCCACTTGCCCCAACGCCTCAGCGCCCTCGCCCTTAGCGGTTAAATTATAGTGGGACATACGAATATCCATACCCGTTAAGGACAAAATGGCATTATAGGTAGCATCAACTGGCCCATTGCCCCCTGTTGATACCGTGCTTAATTTCTCGCCGTCTAACACCAATTCCACAAAAGACGTGGCTGGAAACTCGCTTACGGAATGGGCAGAAATTTTTGCCAAACTTAACCGATCGCCGTCCCCTTGTTGCATATCTATAAAGGCTAACGCTTCTAAATCATAATCAAAAACTTGCCCTTTTTTATCCGCCAATTTTAAGAACGCTTCATACAATTTATCTAAATCATAATCTTGCTCAGTATAACCCATATCGCTCATATGATTTTTTACTGCGGCACGCCCTGAACGTGCGGTTAAATTTAATTTTTCCTTTTTCAAACCAATGCTTTCTGGTGATAAAATTTCATAGGTATTTTTATTTTTCAACATACCGTCTTGATGAATCCCTGAAGAATGGGCAAAGGCATTTGATCCCACAATGGCTTTATTCGGCTGAATAGGCATATTGCAAAGCTGGCTCACCATTTGGCTCACACGATAGATCTCTTTGGTATTAATATTGGTTTGCACATTCAATAAATCTTGGCGAGTATGAATCGCCATTACCACTTCTTCTAATGCGGTATTACCTGCTCGTTCGCCAATGCCATTAATGGTACATTCAATTTGTCTTGCCCCATATTGCACCGCCGTTAAAGAATTGGCGGTTGCCATACCTAAATCATTATGGCAATGCACCGAAATAATGGCTTTATCAATATTCGGCACGCGATTCATCACATTATCAATAATAGAACCAAATTGGGTTGGCAAGGTATAACCCACTGTATCAGGGATATTAATGGTGGTTGCCCCTGCCTTAATTGCCGCTTCAACCACACGACAAATATTATCCACCCCAGTACGGCCTGCGTCCTCGCAAGAAAATTCCACATCATCGGTATAATTTCTCGCTCGGCTCACCGCCGCTACCGCCATTTCTACCACATCATCAAAGGAACGCTTTAATTTTTGCTCCACGTGCAAGGCTGAGGTGGCAATAAAGGTATGAATACGAAACGCCTCCGCTACTTTCAATGCTTCATAAGCGGCATCAATATCCTTAGCTACCGCACGA
Above is a window of Volucribacter amazonae DNA encoding:
- a CDS encoding IS256 family transposase, variant Zn-binding type gives rise to the protein MKNCPYCQNNSIHKHGKKNTIQRYKCNHCNKTFTFQNKLNPTEIWFYYSQGKQTYKELAIKYQCSVKTIQRDIDKAPKTALKLPLSIHLNIIMDTTFFKRDFGVLVLTDSLTEKVIYHQIVKTEKAIYYQIALNKLREKGYIIQSITCDGRRGLLKEIFNTPVQMCHFHLVAMVMRKLRKKHQSQAGKELKIIMKTLKESQKHDFFRRLHYWYLKHQDYLNERSEKCNEKGYFPYKHKGLRGALASIKYYEKYLFTFEKYEELNIEKTINRLEGLFSELKRKLINHNGLSRNRKVMFIKDFLNKKSQ
- the leuD gene encoding 3-isopropylmalate dehydratase small subunit codes for the protein MAGFKQHTGLVIPLDVANVDTDAIIPKQFLQAVTRVGFGKHLFHEWRYLDPEGTQPNPEFVLNYPQYQGATILLARENLGCGSSREHAPWALADYGIKVMIAPSFADIFYSNSLNNHLLPIKLTEQEVDEIFHWVAQNQGTPISVDLEQQQVYVGDKIYHFDLDPFRRHCLLNGLDNIGLTLQHEQAIADYEAKIPAFLR
- the leuC gene encoding 3-isopropylmalate dehydratase large subunit, which translates into the protein MGKTLYEKLFDAHIVYEAEGETPILYINRHLMHEVTSPQAFDGLRVAGRKVRQPSKTFATMDHSISTQSRDPAACGEQARIQVLELDKNCHSNNISLYDLQNKKQGIVHVVGPEQGLTLPGMTIVCGDSHTATHGAFGALAFGIGTSEVEHVLATQTLKQTRAKKMKIEVRGKVAPGITAKDIILAIIGKTTMAGGTGHVVEFCGQAIEDLSMEGRMTVCNMAIELGAKAGLIAPDQTTFDYLKDRPFAPKGEQWEQAVAYWKTLKTDDDAQFDTVVVLDAKEIAPQVTWGTNPGQVIAIDQQVPNPQTMQDPIEKQSAEKALAYMGLNPEVNLTDISVDKVFIGSCTNSRIEDLRAAAAVAKGRKVAQGVQALVVPGSGLVREQAEQEGLDKIFIEAGFEWRLPGCSMCLAMNDDRLGEWERCASTSNRNFESRQGRNGRTHLVSPAMAAAAAVFGKFTDIRQVELLGG
- the leuB gene encoding 3-isopropylmalate dehydrogenase, encoding MQNNHVAVLAGDGIGPEVMEQALKVLSAVEKKFNFQLNYQHYDIGGAAIDKQGKALPESTLQGCEQAQAILFGSVGGPKWEHLPPNEQPERGALLPLRKHFGLFCNMRPATLYKGLEQFCPLRADIAAKGFDIVVIRELTGGIYFGQPKGREGEGVNEKAFDTEVYYRYEIERIAHLAFQAAQKRRKKVTSVDKANVLISSMLWREVVNQVAEQYPDVSLEHIYIDNATMQLIKQPEHFDVLLCSNIFGDIISDECAMITGSMGMLPSSSMNEKGFGLYEPAGGSAPDIAGKNIANPIAQILSAAMMLRYSFQLEQAAQAIEKAVQQVLAEGYRTADLADQTPAISTSAMGDLIAARI
- the leuA gene encoding 2-isopropylmalate synthase, giving the protein MNNNVIIFDTTLRDGEQALKASLTVKEKLQIALALERLGVDVMEVGFPVSSSGDFESVQTIARHIKNSRVCALSRAVAKDIDAAYEALKVAEAFRIHTFIATSALHVEQKLKRSFDDVVEMAVAAVSRARNYTDDVEFSCEDAGRTGVDNICRVVEAAIKAGATTINIPDTVGYTLPTQFGSIIDNVMNRVPNIDKAIISVHCHNDLGMATANSLTAVQYGARQIECTINGIGERAGNTALEEVVMAIHTRQDLLNVQTNINTKEIYRVSQMVSQLCNMPIQPNKAIVGSNAFAHSSGIHQDGMLKNKNTYEILSPESIGLKKEKLNLTARSGRAAVKNHMSDMGYTEQDYDLDKLYEAFLKLADKKGQVFDYDLEALAFIDMQQGDGDRLSLAKISAHSVSEFPATSFVELVLDGEKLSTVSTGGNGPVDATYNAILSLTGMDIRMSHYNLTAKGEGAEALGQVDIVVEYQGRKFHGVGLATDIIESSALALIHAINAIYRSQKVSELKKNTEKH